From the genome of Eucalyptus grandis isolate ANBG69807.140 chromosome 2, ASM1654582v1, whole genome shotgun sequence, one region includes:
- the LOC120290156 gene encoding probable serine/threonine-protein kinase PBL28, with product MVLLELLTGRRAVDLNQGPNDQNLVLQVRHVLNDQKKLRKLIDPEMNRTTGKIMTTMESIIMFANLASRCVHPNSGEGLPMAECLKELQLILYTNSKGLSMASHKFGYQWLRRSSGGSLV from the exons ATGGTGCTTCTCGAGCTCTTGACGGGGCGAAGAGCCGTGGACTTAAACCAAGGACCGAATGACCAAAATCTGGTCCTACAG GTGAGGCATGTCTTGAATGACCAGAAGAAGTTGCGGAAGCTGATAGATCCTGAGATGAACCGGACTACAGGTAAAATAATGACCACAATGGAATCCATAATCATGTTCGCGAACTTGGCATCACGCTGCGTCCATCCTAACAGTGGGGAGGGACTGCCGATGGCCGAATGTCTCAAAGAGCTTCAGCTGATACTGTACACAAATTCGAAAGGCTTGAGCATGGCTTCTCATAAATTTGGTTATCAATGGCTCAGACGTAGTTCAGGAGGTTCTCTTGTATAG